In Aquimarina sp. TRL1, a single window of DNA contains:
- the tpiA gene encoding triose-phosphate isomerase, with amino-acid sequence MRKRVVAGNWKMNNNLEETGALLSGLKTKLEERQGTEIIVAPTFINLPYALEALKDSGIKVASQNMHQAENGAFTGEISANMLTSVGVRTVILGHSERRAYFGEKDEVLAEKVTTALKHKMQVIFCFGEELEERKSNNHFQVVEEQLKAALFHLDKGSWQNIILAYEPVWAIGTGETASPEQAQEMHAFIRNVIKEKFGTEVSDEISILYGGSVKPANAAEIFAKPDVDGGLIGGASLDVDSFAAIANAF; translated from the coding sequence ATGAGAAAACGAGTAGTAGCCGGAAATTGGAAAATGAATAACAATCTGGAAGAAACCGGCGCTTTACTATCTGGATTAAAAACAAAATTAGAGGAGCGCCAAGGAACAGAAATTATTGTAGCACCTACTTTTATCAATTTGCCATATGCTTTAGAAGCATTAAAGGACTCAGGAATTAAAGTAGCCTCTCAAAATATGCATCAGGCAGAGAATGGCGCATTTACAGGAGAAATATCAGCAAATATGCTAACTAGTGTAGGAGTACGCACTGTTATTCTTGGACATAGTGAACGCAGGGCGTATTTTGGAGAAAAAGATGAGGTGCTGGCAGAAAAAGTAACTACCGCTTTAAAGCATAAGATGCAGGTTATTTTTTGTTTTGGAGAAGAACTGGAAGAACGAAAAAGTAACAATCATTTTCAGGTAGTGGAAGAGCAATTAAAAGCAGCCCTTTTTCACCTTGATAAAGGTTCATGGCAAAATATAATCCTGGCATATGAACCAGTATGGGCAATAGGAACAGGAGAAACCGCGTCTCCTGAACAAGCACAGGAAATGCATGCTTTTATTAGAAATGTAATCAAAGAAAAATTTGGAACAGAAGTGTCTGACGAGATTTCTATTTTGTACGGAGGAAGTGTAAAACCGGCAAATGCTGCTGAGATTTTTGCAAAACCAGACGTTGATGGAGGATTGATAGGAGGAGCTTCATTAGATGTGGATAGTTTTGCAGCTATAGCAAATGCCTTTTAA
- a CDS encoding LytTR family DNA-binding domain-containing protein: MKCIIIEDELPAQQLLTNFIERTSYVECIGVYESATDLPLSVMKEADFLFLDMQLPEINGLDFLKSLDEKPRVIITTAYRDYAIDAFEEAVEDYLLKPFSYSRFLKAVHRIQKAIAPEERSQENPEIFVYADKTFHKIRKTDIDYIKAEVDYVSIVGDGIKILIQDSMNNWEEKLKPDGFVRVHRSYIVNFNKIEKVEGNRILIKDHAISIGKTYISEFFKRIKE, translated from the coding sequence ATGAAATGTATTATAATAGAAGATGAATTGCCAGCACAGCAGTTGCTTACTAATTTTATAGAGAGGACTTCGTATGTAGAATGTATCGGGGTGTACGAATCAGCAACAGATCTTCCGTTGTCAGTAATGAAGGAAGCTGATTTTTTATTTTTAGATATGCAGTTGCCAGAAATCAATGGACTTGACTTTCTAAAAAGTCTGGATGAAAAACCCAGAGTGATTATTACGACAGCATATCGGGATTATGCCATAGATGCTTTTGAAGAAGCGGTAGAAGATTATTTGCTAAAACCTTTTTCGTATAGTCGTTTTCTAAAAGCAGTGCACAGAATACAAAAAGCAATTGCGCCAGAAGAACGATCTCAGGAAAACCCGGAGATTTTTGTGTATGCAGATAAAACATTTCATAAAATACGAAAAACAGATATCGATTATATAAAGGCCGAAGTAGATTATGTATCTATTGTGGGAGATGGAATAAAGATATTGATTCAGGATAGTATGAATAACTGGGAAGAAAAGTTAAAGCCTGATGGTTTTGTCCGGGTACATCGATCTTATATTGTGAATTTTAACAAAATAGAAAAAGTGGAAGGAAATAGAATCTTAATTAAAGATCATGCGATATCTATCGGAAAAACCTATATCTCTGAATTTTTCAAACGGATCAAAGAATAA
- a CDS encoding 7TM diverse intracellular signaling domain-containing protein, which yields MNGLIRTLISLLLLSFISSCTKTNSDLTDISFSYCSYSDNSNQYTIKTIEKIPFHISEKVNIHFFKGTIWIALKITNHSPSRKTLIIHNNDRINRNYKFYKLDSTINQLHSLNTIKDIQYNDDRFFNFSKPNFRIVLEPHEQGTYYIQTSNNGKVVRATPYITSLQEFIKIIYWDTIENIFFYGMMFIIFCITIFYWIILKKKLYLFYTLYILFTCFLYIGFDGYLYGHDLPIIIVEHLIFVFYKCSIFFLIIFSAHFLGIKKTYPQFYLYLKCYTVIVITGLLIYQLLFCSTQIGKIHIVEYGFGVGWLLLLLSMIIKTAQKQKQETIQYVLAMSFALFFVSIGILNICIVSDVTGNTFFKIGTTFEFIIFTYSTAHILGKKSNKIKQYIRHQSILENSNIKLQSKLYQVNNTKIKKTDFLNIFKLLESNLTNEGEWASFKQKFQELNPHFLSNLYEKHPELSKNEIRLLTLVKIGFTQKEISNMLFITEGSVKKAKQRVRKKIAISTNVTLSNYLSIF from the coding sequence ATGAATGGATTGATCAGAACACTTATATCACTTCTTCTTTTATCTTTTATTTCAAGCTGCACAAAGACCAATAGTGATCTCACTGATATTAGTTTTTCATACTGCTCTTATTCAGATAATTCAAATCAATATACGATCAAAACTATAGAGAAAATTCCTTTTCATATATCGGAGAAGGTAAATATTCATTTTTTTAAAGGGACAATATGGATAGCCTTAAAAATAACAAATCATAGCCCAAGCAGAAAAACGCTTATTATACATAATAATGACAGAATAAATCGGAATTACAAATTCTATAAACTCGACTCGACGATAAACCAATTGCATTCTTTAAACACTATCAAAGACATCCAATATAACGACGATCGTTTTTTTAATTTTTCGAAACCCAATTTCAGGATTGTTCTGGAACCTCATGAGCAAGGAACTTACTATATACAAACCAGCAATAATGGAAAAGTAGTTCGGGCAACTCCTTACATAACATCCCTACAGGAATTTATCAAGATTATATATTGGGATACTATTGAAAATATTTTCTTCTATGGGATGATGTTCATTATCTTTTGTATTACTATTTTTTACTGGATTATATTGAAAAAAAAGCTCTATTTATTCTATACTTTATACATTCTATTCACCTGTTTTCTTTATATAGGTTTTGACGGTTATTTATACGGTCATGACCTTCCCATCATTATAGTTGAGCATTTAATTTTTGTTTTTTACAAGTGTAGTATTTTTTTTCTCATCATATTTAGTGCCCATTTTTTAGGAATCAAAAAAACATATCCGCAGTTTTATTTATATCTAAAATGCTATACTGTAATCGTGATAACAGGATTGTTAATCTATCAATTACTTTTTTGCTCTACTCAAATAGGAAAAATACATATCGTTGAATATGGATTTGGGGTGGGGTGGTTATTACTACTATTATCAATGATTATTAAAACTGCACAGAAACAAAAGCAAGAAACAATACAATATGTATTAGCCATGTCATTTGCCTTATTTTTTGTTAGTATCGGAATCCTTAATATCTGCATCGTTTCCGATGTAACAGGCAATACTTTTTTTAAAATTGGAACCACCTTTGAGTTTATAATTTTCACCTATTCCACAGCACATATCTTGGGTAAGAAAAGCAACAAAATAAAGCAGTATATCCGACATCAAAGTATTTTGGAAAACTCCAATATCAAGCTACAATCAAAACTTTATCAGGTCAACAACACCAAAATTAAAAAAACCGATTTTTTGAATATTTTTAAGTTACTCGAGTCTAATCTCACAAATGAAGGAGAATGGGCAAGTTTTAAACAAAAGTTTCAGGAATTAAACCCTCATTTTTTGTCTAATTTATATGAGAAGCATCCAGAATTATCCAAAAATGAAATCAGATTACTCACACTCGTAAAAATAGGGTTTACTCAAAAAGAGATTTCGAATATGTTGTTTATCACAGAGGGAAGTGTAAAAAAAGCAAAGCAACGGGTAAGAAAAAAAATTGCTATCAGTACTAATGTTACCCTATCAAACTATTTATCGATTTTTTAG
- a CDS encoding TonB-dependent receptor: protein MIRLLLLIMSILWSQFVCSQSISGVVKDSETQAPIPYATVVLKKETGAFLKGGITDDDGNYFLEIEAGRYMLEIEFMGYQKFSLNVEVKGALKKDITLLAEVSSLDEVVVVGEKTTVTQLIDKKVINVGKDILAAGGSASQVLEQLSDISTDQNGNISLRGSQNVNVLVNGKPSPLSVNELLRQIPANEINKVEVITSPSAKYRANGLTGIINIITNKKVQKGVNFNADIGGNTLGGYNAGVSLGYGKEKVNYKVGGSYRKLLFEGDGLQERIGENPFEQKNHFDFNGDVFRFNTGLDWFPNKNNEFSLGVDFTDNSHDINTNFIEERGEEVTSQRTLNPHIHKTLNYGFNYRHFFNNQEHFFEIDAKLSDNKNDLRNTIVPEGIIADNQIINNVFISNVSGDYNVPINDELKLEAGYLWEFQRLDSKSDEENELGVLENVNQLINDQETHAAYVILTTKLYNVDIQGGLRAEDYKNTGDFVLQNTRIKNNFFNVFPSLHLSYTYNDYHTIAFGYNKRTSRPGLRQLNPLTTQGNQYAVFVGNPDLEPEFSDNMELSYQFKKGIIEVYPSVYFRLKKNFIQTIRFLNEEGVTVTTVDNIGKTEGYGGSLSMRLNPTKWLDNDLSFNYNREESRNDATVAEEFFNDYRENYNITFRNQIKLSKKLRANATWNYQGESKGFYSTSRQVNYVSAGVRYKMLDGRMNLNVTLDDVFNQRRYRNRSFGSGFYENSNYKPLSRIVSFSCTYNFRSGDIKKRNKKQKQYESGVMD from the coding sequence ATGATACGGTTATTATTGTTGATTATGTCGATTTTGTGGAGTCAATTTGTTTGTTCTCAAAGTATTTCTGGTGTTGTTAAGGATAGTGAAACACAGGCTCCAATTCCTTATGCTACTGTTGTGTTAAAAAAAGAAACAGGAGCGTTCTTAAAAGGAGGAATTACTGATGACGATGGAAATTATTTTTTAGAAATTGAAGCGGGAAGATATATGCTCGAAATAGAGTTTATGGGCTATCAAAAATTTTCTTTGAATGTAGAGGTAAAAGGAGCATTAAAGAAAGATATTACCCTGTTAGCAGAAGTATCGTCCTTAGATGAAGTGGTGGTAGTAGGAGAAAAAACAACAGTGACGCAACTGATAGATAAAAAAGTTATCAATGTAGGGAAAGATATATTGGCAGCAGGAGGTAGTGCCTCTCAGGTTTTGGAACAATTATCGGATATCAGTACAGATCAGAATGGTAATATTTCATTAAGAGGGAGTCAGAATGTAAATGTGCTAGTTAATGGGAAACCTTCTCCGTTGAGTGTTAATGAATTGTTACGGCAGATACCTGCTAATGAAATAAATAAAGTAGAGGTGATTACTTCTCCATCGGCTAAATATAGAGCAAATGGGCTAACAGGAATTATCAATATCATTACGAATAAGAAAGTTCAAAAAGGAGTAAATTTCAATGCTGATATCGGAGGAAATACACTAGGCGGTTATAATGCGGGAGTGTCATTAGGGTATGGAAAGGAAAAAGTGAATTATAAAGTAGGAGGTTCATACAGAAAATTGCTTTTTGAAGGTGATGGACTGCAGGAGAGAATAGGAGAAAATCCTTTTGAACAAAAAAATCATTTTGATTTTAATGGAGATGTTTTCCGGTTTAATACAGGACTTGATTGGTTTCCGAATAAAAATAATGAGTTTTCTTTAGGGGTAGATTTTACAGATAATTCTCATGATATCAATACTAATTTTATAGAAGAAAGAGGAGAAGAAGTTACGTCTCAACGAACTCTGAATCCTCATATTCATAAAACATTGAATTACGGATTCAATTATAGACATTTCTTTAATAATCAAGAACATTTTTTCGAAATTGATGCAAAACTTTCTGATAATAAAAATGACTTGAGGAATACGATTGTTCCAGAAGGAATAATTGCAGATAATCAGATAATAAATAATGTGTTCATATCGAATGTTTCCGGAGATTATAATGTACCGATTAACGATGAATTAAAGTTGGAGGCAGGATACTTGTGGGAGTTTCAGCGACTGGATAGTAAAAGTGATGAAGAGAATGAATTAGGAGTATTAGAAAATGTAAATCAATTAATAAACGATCAGGAAACACATGCAGCTTATGTAATTTTAACAACGAAATTGTATAATGTTGATATTCAGGGAGGTTTGCGGGCAGAAGATTATAAGAATACTGGAGATTTTGTATTGCAAAACACCCGAATAAAAAACAATTTTTTTAATGTATTTCCTTCTCTTCATCTGAGTTATACATATAATGATTACCACACGATTGCTTTTGGGTATAACAAGAGAACATCCAGACCGGGTCTAAGACAATTAAACCCACTTACAACCCAGGGGAATCAGTATGCAGTTTTTGTAGGGAACCCTGATTTGGAACCTGAATTTTCTGATAATATGGAATTGTCATATCAGTTTAAAAAAGGGATTATAGAAGTCTATCCATCAGTGTATTTTAGACTAAAGAAAAACTTCATACAGACCATTCGTTTTCTAAACGAAGAGGGAGTGACTGTTACAACTGTGGATAATATTGGAAAAACTGAAGGGTATGGAGGGAGTCTAAGCATGAGACTTAATCCAACCAAATGGCTGGATAATGATTTGAGCTTTAATTATAATAGAGAAGAGAGCCGCAATGATGCAACGGTAGCAGAAGAATTCTTTAATGATTATAGAGAGAATTATAATATTACATTTAGAAATCAGATAAAGTTGTCAAAAAAACTTAGGGCAAATGCTACGTGGAATTATCAAGGAGAGAGTAAAGGGTTCTATTCGACGTCCAGACAGGTGAATTATGTAAGTGCAGGGGTGAGGTATAAGATGTTAGATGGGCGAATGAATCTGAATGTCACCTTAGATGATGTATTTAATCAACGTCGTTATAGGAACAGAAGTTTTGGCTCGGGGTTTTATGAAAATTCTAATTATAAACCCTTATCCAGAATAGTGTCATTTTCTTGTACCTATAATTTCAGAAGTGGTGATATAAAAAAGAGAAATAAAAAACAAAAGCAGTATGAAAGTGGGGTAATGGATTAA
- a CDS encoding diadenylate cyclase: MDLINLRFLDVLDIVLVAFLLYYVYKLVKGTAAINIFIGIVIIYLVWKLTQFLDMEMLSSVLGEFIGVGMFALIVVFQQEIRKFLLMIGSTNFGRRRKFLKQLKFVRDSSEEIDTDVASIIKACNNMGVSYTGALIILKRNTSLDFVKSSGDAMDIQVNTPIIESIFYKNSTLHDGAMIIEDNKIVATRVILPVTNERDIPLRFGLRHRAAIGVSEKTDALALVVSEETGRISYIKNGNFVAFKDMSELSKKIKQDLS; the protein is encoded by the coding sequence TTGGATTTAATAAACCTTAGATTTTTAGATGTTTTAGACATTGTACTAGTTGCATTTCTGCTCTACTACGTATACAAACTCGTAAAGGGAACTGCTGCGATCAATATTTTTATAGGGATTGTTATTATTTATCTGGTATGGAAATTAACGCAGTTCCTCGATATGGAAATGTTAAGTAGTGTACTAGGAGAGTTCATTGGTGTAGGAATGTTTGCTCTGATTGTTGTATTTCAGCAAGAGATCCGGAAATTCCTTTTGATGATCGGTTCTACAAATTTCGGTAGAAGGCGAAAGTTTTTAAAACAACTAAAGTTTGTACGGGACAGCTCTGAGGAAATCGATACCGATGTTGCTTCAATTATTAAAGCCTGTAATAATATGGGAGTTTCCTATACCGGGGCGTTAATTATCCTCAAAAGAAACACTTCTCTTGATTTTGTAAAAAGCTCTGGTGATGCAATGGATATACAGGTAAACACTCCAATTATAGAAAGTATATTTTATAAAAACAGCACTCTACACGATGGTGCTATGATCATTGAAGATAATAAAATAGTTGCCACACGAGTTATTTTGCCTGTTACAAATGAACGAGACATCCCTCTTCGTTTTGGTCTCAGACATCGGGCTGCCATTGGGGTGTCTGAAAAAACAGATGCACTGGCATTGGTAGTCAGTGAGGAAACCGGACGAATTTCTTATATTAAAAATGGAAATTTTGTAGCATTTAAAGACATGTCAGAATTATCAAAAAAAATAAAACAGGATCTTTCATAA
- a CDS encoding sensor histidine kinase, producing the protein MKYKNIRELEIIFHIAFWVIYFFYPVMEKGWEDHYHFDVEKEGIELLFISSSVYLAYFIFKKVSNRTFVILVWVILMLLMVYVSCYWSVISCMYCHIRICFFSRLAEYLFVNIFFLAFWGFKKNIMNQRALEKSERNRINAELNGLKAQVNPHFLFNTLNMLYSNALLKDEGLPDKILKLSDNLHYMLHEGGKNRVELSKEITFIEDYISLQKARLADKIEINFKSTTDDLSQKIPPLLLIPFIENAFKYSSVAKGKKIPLIIDIKLKEKKLHLYVENQYDSKYSDNQETIWKSSGIGLTNTKKRLTLLYPEAHELIIATENNIFKVTLTVDLMNK; encoded by the coding sequence ATGAAGTACAAAAATATCAGGGAATTAGAGATTATATTTCATATAGCATTCTGGGTGATTTATTTTTTCTATCCAGTGATGGAGAAAGGTTGGGAGGATCACTATCATTTTGATGTAGAAAAAGAAGGAATTGAGCTTTTATTTATTAGTTCGAGTGTGTACCTGGCTTATTTTATATTTAAAAAAGTTTCTAATAGGACTTTTGTTATTCTTGTGTGGGTGATTTTAATGTTGTTAATGGTGTATGTTAGTTGTTATTGGAGTGTTATCTCATGTATGTATTGTCATATAAGGATTTGCTTTTTTAGCAGACTGGCAGAATACCTGTTTGTAAATATATTCTTTTTAGCATTTTGGGGATTTAAGAAAAATATTATGAATCAAAGAGCTTTAGAGAAAAGCGAAAGAAATCGGATCAATGCGGAACTTAATGGCTTAAAAGCACAGGTGAATCCTCACTTTCTTTTCAATACATTGAATATGTTGTATTCTAACGCCTTACTAAAAGATGAAGGGTTGCCGGATAAAATCTTAAAGTTGTCAGACAATCTACATTATATGTTGCATGAAGGAGGTAAGAACAGAGTGGAATTAAGTAAAGAGATTACTTTTATAGAAGACTATATCTCTTTGCAAAAAGCAAGACTAGCAGATAAAATAGAAATTAATTTTAAGAGTACTACGGATGATCTTTCACAAAAGATCCCTCCATTACTTCTCATTCCGTTTATAGAGAATGCATTTAAATATTCAAGTGTAGCAAAAGGTAAAAAAATTCCGTTGATCATAGATATTAAACTTAAAGAAAAGAAATTGCATCTCTATGTAGAAAATCAATATGATTCAAAATATTCTGATAATCAGGAGACGATCTGGAAAAGCAGTGGTATTGGGCTGACTAATACAAAGAAACGATTAACCTTATTATATCCTGAAGCTCATGAATTGATAATAGCAACAGAGAATAATATTTTTAAGGTAACGCTAACTGTAGATTTAATGAATAAGTAA
- the folP gene encoding dihydropteroate synthase, with product MTINCKGTLIDLSSPKVMGILNLTPDSFYDGGFYKNETLILKQVEKLLNEGASFIDLGAYSSRPDATHISIEEEKKRILPIIALLLKKFPEVLLSIDTFRSEIARLSIEAGAAIINDISAGNLDNQMLKTIGNLQVPYIMMHMKGTPQTMKSLNQYNDMIKEIQFYFSERVAAARKEGIHDLIIDPGFGFAKNPHQNFSLLNQLELLHTQGLPILAGVSRKSMIYKTLNISPSEALNGTTCLHTISLLKGASILRVHDVKEAMECIALTNMLQQKD from the coding sequence ATGACTATCAACTGCAAAGGCACACTTATCGATCTTTCTTCTCCAAAAGTAATGGGAATCTTAAACCTCACTCCTGATTCTTTCTATGACGGAGGATTTTATAAAAATGAAACACTGATTCTTAAACAAGTAGAAAAATTATTAAACGAAGGAGCTAGTTTTATTGATCTTGGCGCATATTCTTCCAGACCAGATGCTACTCATATATCGATTGAAGAAGAGAAAAAAAGAATACTTCCTATTATCGCATTACTGCTCAAAAAATTTCCTGAAGTACTGTTGTCTATCGATACTTTTAGAAGTGAAATTGCTCGACTAAGTATTGAAGCCGGAGCAGCGATTATTAATGATATCTCAGCTGGAAACCTGGATAATCAAATGTTAAAAACAATAGGAAACCTTCAGGTTCCATATATTATGATGCATATGAAAGGAACTCCTCAGACTATGAAGTCTTTGAATCAATATAATGACATGATCAAGGAAATTCAGTTTTATTTTTCAGAACGGGTTGCTGCTGCCAGAAAAGAAGGTATTCATGATCTTATTATTGATCCCGGGTTTGGATTCGCTAAGAACCCACATCAAAACTTCTCTCTACTCAATCAATTAGAGTTATTACACACACAAGGATTACCTATTCTCGCAGGGGTTTCCAGAAAATCAATGATCTACAAAACACTGAACATATCTCCCAGCGAAGCATTAAACGGAACAACATGTTTGCATACGATCTCCTTATTAAAAGGAGCATCCATTCTGAGGGTACATGATGTAAAAGAAGCTATGGAATGTATTGCCCTGACAAATATGCTCCAGCAAAAAGATTAA
- a CDS encoding ABC transporter permease: MLKYLKKMGYAILTLLGVISVIFMLFNVLPGDPAQMMLGQNENEEQLKAVRKKYGFDQPLFTQYLYYLNDLSPLSVHDVKKEDFSFFDSKKYTGKKLFTLGGKSIVIKFPYLRESFQKNGKKVSEVIGETLPNTIVLAVCAILIAIILGVFLGVISALTKDQWGDKLIQLISTIGMSVPSFFSAIIFAWLFGYILQEYTHLNMTGSLYEVDDFGEGVYLQWKNLLLPAVVLGIRPLAVVTQLMRNSLLEVMEEDYIRTARSKGLSLYQIIRKHALKNALNPVVTAISGWFASMLAGAVFVEYIFGWNGIGKEIVDALNTLDLPIIMGAVLIIATMFILINIFVDVIYQWLDPRVKI, translated from the coding sequence GTGTTGAAGTATTTAAAAAAAATGGGATATGCGATATTGACCCTTTTGGGGGTAATATCTGTTATTTTTATGCTATTTAATGTGCTTCCCGGAGATCCTGCTCAGATGATGTTGGGACAAAATGAAAATGAAGAACAATTAAAGGCAGTTAGAAAAAAATATGGATTTGATCAGCCGTTATTTACCCAGTATTTATACTATCTGAATGATTTATCGCCGTTGTCGGTACACGATGTAAAAAAAGAAGATTTTTCTTTTTTTGACTCTAAAAAATATACAGGAAAGAAACTGTTTACGCTAGGAGGAAAAAGTATAGTGATTAAATTTCCATATTTAAGAGAATCATTTCAGAAAAACGGGAAAAAAGTAAGCGAAGTTATAGGAGAGACCTTGCCCAATACAATTGTACTCGCTGTTTGTGCTATTTTGATAGCAATTATACTAGGGGTATTTCTGGGAGTGATAAGTGCTTTGACCAAGGATCAGTGGGGAGATAAGTTAATTCAGCTGATTAGTACTATAGGTATGAGTGTTCCTTCTTTTTTTAGTGCTATAATTTTCGCCTGGCTTTTTGGGTATATCCTGCAAGAATATACCCATCTCAATATGACAGGAAGTTTATATGAGGTTGATGATTTTGGAGAAGGGGTTTACCTGCAATGGAAAAACTTATTATTACCTGCAGTGGTATTAGGAATTCGTCCTCTTGCAGTAGTTACACAATTGATGAGAAACTCTTTGCTGGAGGTAATGGAGGAAGATTATATAAGAACTGCCAGATCCAAAGGCTTGTCATTGTATCAAATTATTAGAAAACACGCCTTAAAAAACGCATTGAACCCGGTAGTAACCGCTATTTCGGGCTGGTTTGCTTCCATGTTGGCAGGAGCGGTGTTCGTCGAATATATATTTGGCTGGAACGGAATCGGAAAAGAAATTGTAGATGCATTGAATACCTTGGACTTACCTATAATAATGGGAGCTGTATTAATCATTGCCACTATGTTTATTCTAATCAATATCTTTGTGGATGTGATTTATCAATGGCTTGATCCAAGAGTAAAAATATAA
- a CDS encoding BT_3928 family protein: MKYLVWFSRVFVSVLFLFSGFIKLNDPLGFSYKLQEYFSEGVLNMEFLIPYALMLSVLIVIFEIIVGITLLLGYLPKITLWSLMGMILFFTFLTFYSAYFNKVTDCGCFGDALPLTPWESFTKDVILLIFIIVLFLGKKYITPIQPVAIHKWIVFVAFSLCLWFAYHVLMHLPAFDFRAYKIGTNIQEGMEIPEGAPEAEFEYQWKFDVNGEEKVVITSGDYPQVDGKFIKVDTELIKEGYEPPIHDFAIEKEGVDHTATFLAKDRLLIVVAYNLSKSEAPGFAQIKKITDKALSGGYTVIGLTASVPEAINRVKEKHQLDFDFYSTDETALKTIVRSNPGIITLNKGTITDKLHWNDVEDLNF, from the coding sequence ATGAAGTATTTAGTTTGGTTTTCCAGAGTTTTTGTATCAGTATTGTTCCTTTTTTCAGGATTTATTAAGCTTAATGACCCGCTGGGGTTTTCATATAAACTTCAGGAATACTTTAGTGAAGGAGTATTGAATATGGAATTTTTGATTCCTTATGCACTAATGCTTTCTGTTTTAATCGTAATATTTGAAATCATTGTAGGGATTACTTTATTACTGGGATACCTGCCAAAAATAACCTTATGGTCTTTAATGGGGATGATTTTGTTTTTCACATTTTTGACATTTTATTCAGCCTATTTTAATAAGGTTACTGATTGTGGTTGTTTTGGAGATGCGTTACCCTTGACTCCTTGGGAATCATTTACTAAGGATGTAATACTGCTTATTTTTATTATTGTTTTATTTTTAGGAAAGAAATATATCACACCAATTCAGCCGGTAGCAATACATAAGTGGATTGTTTTTGTAGCCTTTTCATTGTGTTTGTGGTTTGCGTATCATGTACTAATGCATTTGCCAGCTTTTGATTTTAGGGCTTATAAAATAGGGACGAATATTCAGGAAGGAATGGAAATTCCGGAAGGAGCTCCAGAAGCAGAATTCGAATATCAATGGAAGTTTGATGTAAATGGAGAAGAAAAAGTTGTAATCACGTCAGGAGATTATCCTCAGGTAGATGGTAAATTTATCAAAGTTGATACAGAGCTAATAAAAGAAGGGTATGAACCTCCAATTCATGATTTTGCAATCGAAAAAGAAGGAGTAGACCACACAGCAACGTTTTTAGCAAAAGATCGTTTGTTAATTGTAGTAGCCTATAACTTATCCAAAAGTGAAGCTCCCGGTTTTGCTCAAATAAAAAAAATAACAGATAAAGCATTGTCAGGAGGATACACGGTAATAGGATTGACCGCTTCTGTACCGGAAGCTATTAATAGAGTGAAAGAAAAACACCAATTGGATTTTGATTTTTACAGTACAGATGAAACCGCATTAAAGACGATTGTAAGATCGAATCCGGGAATTATAACCTTGAACAAAGGAACTATAACTGATAAGCTTCATTGGAATGATGTCGAGGATCTGAATTTTTAG
- a CDS encoding DUF1599 domain-containing protein, with translation MQDTSIQYDKIIHQCRDLFVKKMKDYGSAWRILRLPSLTDQIFIKAQRIRSLQENAVRKVDEGEISEFIGIINYSVMALVQVEKGIADQPDLSPGEAEKLYDKHVGITKELMMNKNHDYGEAWRDMRVSSLTDLILQKLLRVKQIEDNKGKTLVSEGIDANYQDMINYAVFAMIHLGKAKDC, from the coding sequence ATGCAAGATACATCTATACAATACGACAAGATTATACATCAATGTCGAGATTTGTTTGTAAAAAAGATGAAAGATTACGGAAGTGCATGGAGAATCCTGCGATTACCTTCATTGACAGATCAGATTTTTATCAAGGCACAGCGCATCAGAAGTCTACAGGAGAATGCTGTAAGAAAAGTAGATGAAGGAGAAATTTCTGAATTTATCGGAATTATCAACTATAGTGTGATGGCATTGGTGCAGGTAGAAAAAGGAATAGCAGACCAACCAGATTTATCACCAGGCGAAGCAGAAAAGTTATATGATAAGCATGTAGGGATCACTAAAGAACTGATGATGAATAAAAATCATGATTATGGAGAAGCCTGGAGGGATATGCGAGTAAGCTCTTTAACTGATTTGATCTTGCAAAAATTATTAAGAGTAAAACAAATAGAAGATAATAAAGGAAAGACACTCGTTAGTGAAGGGATTGATGCTAATTATCAGGATATGATTAATTATGCCGTGTTTGCAATGATTCACTTAGGAAAAGCAAAAGATTGTTAG